A stretch of Paludisphaera borealis DNA encodes these proteins:
- a CDS encoding DUF1559 domain-containing protein, whose translation MQPGKRGFTLIELLVVVAIISVLIALLLPAVQSAREAARRTQCINNLKQIGLAMHGYHDVENVLPPGKKGCCWGTWLIFVLPYIEQQSLYNAWNSNGTNAPGLPASFDEDLRYFGVANRTVTSQWVGVYLCPSDQKNAPISVEANGATLACTSQNYAVNFGNSIQIQTDFQDVRFGGAPFVDVGSPLTDSQLPGKRTVGFAALTDGLSTTLMASEVVVGQGRDLRGFSWWGDAAGFEGYLTPNSSFPDVLFSPYYCLNRSPNPPCVGTTTALPDNYAARSRHPGGVNAAMADTSVHFFKNSVHIQTWRALSTSRGGEAISFDDY comes from the coding sequence ATGCAGCCAGGGAAACGTGGGTTCACGCTGATCGAGCTTCTCGTCGTCGTCGCGATCATCTCCGTGCTGATCGCACTTTTGCTGCCGGCGGTGCAGTCGGCCCGCGAGGCGGCCCGCCGCACCCAATGCATCAACAACCTCAAGCAGATCGGCCTGGCGATGCACGGATACCATGACGTGGAGAACGTCCTGCCGCCGGGCAAGAAAGGGTGCTGCTGGGGGACGTGGCTGATCTTCGTCCTCCCTTACATAGAACAGCAGTCGCTCTACAACGCCTGGAATTCCAATGGAACCAACGCGCCCGGGCTGCCGGCGAGCTTCGACGAGGACCTGCGGTATTTCGGCGTCGCCAACCGAACCGTGACCTCCCAGTGGGTCGGCGTCTACCTCTGTCCCAGCGATCAGAAGAACGCCCCGATATCCGTGGAGGCGAACGGAGCGACCCTGGCTTGCACCTCGCAAAATTACGCCGTGAACTTCGGCAACTCGATCCAGATCCAGACTGATTTTCAGGACGTCCGGTTCGGTGGCGCGCCGTTCGTGGACGTCGGTTCCCCACTCACGGACTCTCAACTGCCCGGCAAGCGGACCGTCGGCTTTGCGGCCTTGACCGACGGGCTGAGCACGACGCTGATGGCCTCGGAAGTCGTCGTCGGCCAGGGGCGCGACCTCCGCGGCTTCTCGTGGTGGGGCGACGCCGCCGGCTTTGAGGGCTATCTCACGCCGAACAGCTCGTTCCCCGACGTTTTGTTCAGTCCCTACTACTGCCTCAATAGGTCGCCCAATCCCCCGTGTGTCGGGACGACGACCGCGTTGCCGGACAACTACGCGGCCCGCAGCCGCCATCCTGGCGGAGTGAACGCCGCCATGGCCGACACGAGCGTCCACTTCTTCAAAAACTCCGTTCACATCCAGACCTGGCGGGCGCTCAGCACGTCGCGCGGCGGCGAAGCGATCTCGTTCGACGACTATTGA
- a CDS encoding RNA polymerase sigma factor: MQLRTNNDARLLDAFVDRSDPEAFAALVARHGPVVLRVCRTVLRDDHLAEDAFQATFLTLFKKAGAIQDPESLKGWLCGVAYKTAARIRRRSIRLSEREQAWDENASGCEVVAESDHDLFLIVREELERLPDRYRAPLVLCYLEGLTHEQAASHLGWASGTVKVRLVRGRKLLRERLDRRKITLAAGLLLLWRCEAGAAPPDGLVESTLGAVIEDAPLGLSHAEAAALSKPALFSIRFSIGDWAVICGAVVLALFLGSTAATSAAAMIPWGPAAATDGADLPSNLTDVLAIDCS; this comes from the coding sequence ATGCAACTCAGGACGAATAACGACGCGCGATTGCTGGACGCCTTCGTCGACCGATCCGACCCCGAGGCGTTCGCCGCTCTGGTGGCGCGACATGGTCCAGTCGTGCTCCGCGTGTGCCGCACCGTGCTCCGCGACGATCACCTGGCGGAAGACGCTTTCCAGGCGACCTTTTTGACGCTGTTCAAGAAGGCCGGCGCGATCCAGGACCCCGAGAGCCTGAAGGGATGGCTCTGCGGAGTGGCCTACAAGACGGCCGCGCGCATCCGTCGACGGTCGATTCGTCTGTCCGAGCGTGAGCAAGCGTGGGACGAGAACGCGTCCGGTTGCGAGGTCGTCGCGGAATCGGATCACGATCTGTTTCTGATCGTCCGCGAGGAACTGGAACGGCTTCCAGATCGATACCGGGCGCCGTTGGTCCTCTGTTATCTCGAAGGGTTGACGCACGAGCAAGCGGCTTCTCATCTCGGTTGGGCGTCGGGAACGGTCAAGGTCCGGCTCGTGCGGGGCCGCAAGCTGCTCCGCGAGCGGCTCGACCGCCGCAAGATCACTCTCGCAGCCGGCCTGCTGCTGCTCTGGAGGTGTGAGGCCGGCGCCGCTCCCCCCGACGGCCTGGTTGAGTCGACGCTCGGGGCGGTGATCGAGGACGCGCCGCTCGGACTTTCGCATGCTGAAGCCGCGGCCCTCTCGAAGCCCGCGCTCTTTTCGATTCGCTTTTCGATAGGCGACTGGGCGGTCATCTGCGGGGCGGTCGTGTTGGCTCTCTTTCTGGGATCCACGGCCGCGACCAGCGCCGCCGCGATGATTCCGTGGGGACCTGCCGCCGCGACCGACGGAGCCGATCTTCCCTCGAACCTGACCGACGTGCTGGCGATCGACTGTAGCTAG